CAGCCGTCCGCGACCTGGCCGGTCAGCCGGAGCATGGCGGGGGACAGCGCGGCCAGATAGACGGGGACGGGGTGCTCGGCGCGCATGGAAAGCCGCATCGGCACCGCCTCCGCGCCGGGCAGCGGAATGCCGAACTCCGAGCCGCTGTAGGAGACTTTGCCGCCTCCGACCACCTGCCGCACGATCTCCACCGTCTCCCGCATCCGCGCCAGCGGACGGGCGAACGGCACCCCGTGCAGGCCCTCCATCACCTGCGGCCCGGACGGGCCGAGCCCCAGCAGGAACCGGCCGCCGGACAGGTTGGACAGGGTGATCGCCGTCTGCGCGAGGGCGACCGGCGTGCGCGTGCCGACCTGCATGACCCCCGAGCCGAGCAGCATCCGCTCCGTACGGGCGGCGTAGAAGCCCAGGGCGGACGGAGCGTCCGAACCCCAGGCCTCGGCCACCCAGCAGATGTCGAGCCCCAGCTTCTCGGCCTCCGTCACGAAGTCGGCCTGCCGGGACCAGGAGCCGAGGGCCGCCGCCTCGACGGTCGTCGCCGCGCGCATCATGCCTCCGCCCGCTGCCTGATGTGCTCCAGCGTCGCGGTCATGCCCCGCTCGAACTCCCGCAGCCTCACGAACACGATCTTCTGCTCCTTCTCCGGCATGGCGTCGATCGCGAACGACAGACCCGAACGGCCGGGCCCCATCCGCATCCACTGCGACAACACGGTCCCGCTGTCCTTCGGCTCGAGCCGGAACCGCCACACGGCACTGGGTTCGGCCGGGTCCCCCACCGCCCAGGCGAACTCCCGCTCCGGCTCGCACGCCACGACCGTCGACGTCGTCTCCCACTCCCCGAGCTGCTCGTGCCTGCTCCGGCCGGTGAACCGGGCCCCCACGGCCGGCCCGGACGCACCCTCGGCCCATCGCGCCGAGTGCAGCTCCTCGCTCATCTCCGGCATCCGCGTCACATCCGACACCAGCTCCCACACCCTCCCCGGCGGGGCGGCGACCCA
The Streptomyces tuirus genome window above contains:
- a CDS encoding LLM class flavin-dependent oxidoreductase, which translates into the protein MRAATTVEAAALGSWSRQADFVTEAEKLGLDICWVAEAWGSDAPSALGFYAARTERMLLGSGVMQVGTRTPVALAQTAITLSNLSGGRFLLGLGPSGPQVMEGLHGVPFARPLARMRETVEIVRQVVGGGKVSYSGSEFGIPLPGAEAVPMRLSMRAEHPVPVYLAALSPAMLRLTGQVADGWLGTSFVPEGAAEAYFAPLDEGLAAAGRERAGFDVCQGAEVAFARDEEALAAMVAGRKKELAFSLGGMGSASTNFYNRAYSRQGWAEVAAEVRERWQAGDRDGAAGLVTDEIVLATTLIGTEEMVRRRLRVWRDAGVDTVRLYPAGETLDDRLDTLGRAIELVHET
- a CDS encoding SRPBCC family protein, which translates into the protein MEWTGARYADQPTVEVTTWVAAPPGRVWELVSDVTRMPEMSEELHSARWAEGASGPAVGARFTGRSRHEQLGEWETTSTVVACEPEREFAWAVGDPAEPSAVWRFRLEPKDSGTVLSQWMRMGPGRSGLSFAIDAMPEKEQKIVFVRLREFERGMTATLEHIRQRAEA